The proteins below are encoded in one region of Brevundimonas fontaquae:
- a CDS encoding GspH/FimT family protein, which translates to MMTVAIIAMAGAAVVMVAPDPRPAVSAEAERYAARLMSARDEAVLTNRPIAVETTTSGYGFQSFDGREWTRLQEGPFKSVSWETGTIAEPGQNTLRIVFDPTGVAEPYRLTLRREGRQRVVIVDGAGEVSIDD; encoded by the coding sequence ATGATGACGGTCGCCATCATCGCGATGGCCGGCGCCGCCGTCGTGATGGTGGCGCCCGATCCAAGGCCCGCCGTCAGCGCAGAAGCCGAGCGCTATGCCGCGCGGCTGATGAGCGCGCGCGACGAGGCCGTGCTCACTAACCGACCGATCGCCGTAGAGACGACGACGTCAGGCTATGGATTCCAATCCTTCGATGGTCGGGAATGGACGCGGCTCCAAGAGGGTCCGTTCAAATCGGTATCTTGGGAAACGGGCACCATCGCTGAGCCGGGCCAGAATACATTGAGGATCGTCTTCGATCCGACAGGCGTGGCGGAGCCCTATCGACTGACGCTCAGACGCGAGGGCCGACAGCGCGTCGTGATCGTGGACGGCGCCGGCGAGGTCAGTATCGATGACTGA
- the gspJ gene encoding type II secretion system minor pseudopilin GspJ, giving the protein MRRTSERAGFSLVEVMISLLIFALIAAAGATVLTQTIDNRFAIKTETDRTGDLQRMRALLRSDIGQAAARRTRGTTGRPQQQPIVGATGPGAPVLILVRAGWSNPGEQPRASLQRVEYNLVDDRLERRVAPRLDGSRAGAAQVLYRGVSALKISFIRDGVEAPAFISSADKPMPDAVRLVMTLKGLGEVEQLFLVGGR; this is encoded by the coding sequence ATGAGGCGGACTTCAGAACGGGCCGGTTTCAGTCTGGTCGAAGTCATGATCTCGCTGCTGATTTTCGCGTTGATCGCCGCAGCAGGGGCGACGGTGCTGACACAGACCATCGACAACCGTTTCGCTATCAAAACTGAAACGGACCGTACAGGCGACCTGCAGCGTATGCGGGCGCTTCTGAGATCGGATATCGGCCAGGCCGCCGCCCGTCGCACGCGGGGCACGACGGGGCGACCGCAACAACAGCCCATCGTCGGTGCAACGGGGCCGGGCGCCCCGGTCCTGATCCTGGTGAGAGCGGGCTGGTCCAATCCTGGCGAACAGCCGCGCGCCTCGCTTCAACGGGTCGAATACAACCTTGTCGACGACCGCTTGGAGCGCAGGGTTGCGCCGCGCCTAGACGGCTCGCGCGCCGGAGCGGCTCAGGTGCTGTATCGCGGCGTATCGGCTCTCAAGATCAGCTTCATCAGGGACGGGGTCGAGGCGCCGGCCTTTATCTCCAGTGCAGACAAGCCGATGCCGGACGCGGTGCGTCTGGTGATGACGCTGAAGGGTCTGGGCGAGGTCGAGCAGCTGTTTCTGGTGGGCGGTCGATGA
- the gspK gene encoding type II secretion system minor pseudopilin GspK, whose protein sequence is MALLTVLLLVAVMSVVAVAVLDDVRFSVRRASNAEGQAQAQLYADGAELLALRQIEQLIAAGPTRTPLEPEWNGRLLSFPIDGGNLSAVVRDGQNCFNLNSVVEGQGEDLTASPAGIAQFIALGRSLGLTEGSALAAADGLVDWLDVDPATRAAGAEDGAYAGSAVPYRTGGVMLAEVSELRAIRGFDAETYRRLRPFVCALPVARPSVLNVNTLQPEAAPLLVMVLDGKIGLTAARAAIEARPRNGWPSVDAFWSQPALLGSAASPHAREQTSLLTRYFDLRIDVDYGGSRAVRTALLYAPPEGGAKTVIQRWTLDE, encoded by the coding sequence ATGGCCTTGCTCACCGTGCTGCTGCTGGTGGCGGTGATGTCGGTCGTGGCTGTCGCCGTCCTAGATGACGTGCGTTTTTCGGTCAGGCGCGCCTCAAACGCCGAGGGCCAAGCCCAAGCCCAGCTGTATGCCGACGGCGCCGAGTTGCTCGCATTGCGTCAGATTGAGCAACTCATCGCGGCAGGGCCGACCAGGACGCCGTTGGAGCCTGAATGGAACGGTCGCCTCCTGAGCTTTCCGATCGATGGTGGAAATCTGAGTGCTGTCGTGCGCGACGGTCAGAACTGTTTCAATCTTAACAGCGTGGTTGAGGGTCAGGGGGAGGATCTCACGGCGAGCCCTGCCGGGATCGCGCAGTTCATCGCCCTCGGACGAAGCCTCGGTTTGACGGAAGGGTCGGCGCTCGCCGCTGCGGACGGTCTGGTGGACTGGCTGGACGTCGATCCGGCGACACGAGCGGCGGGCGCAGAGGACGGCGCATACGCCGGTTCGGCCGTCCCTTATCGAACCGGCGGCGTGATGCTGGCCGAGGTCAGCGAACTTCGCGCGATCCGCGGGTTCGACGCCGAAACCTACCGCCGTCTGCGACCTTTCGTCTGCGCTCTGCCGGTTGCTCGGCCCAGTGTGCTCAACGTCAACACACTGCAGCCGGAGGCGGCGCCCCTGCTGGTGATGGTGTTGGACGGCAAGATCGGCCTTACGGCAGCGCGCGCCGCGATCGAGGCGCGGCCCCGGAACGGCTGGCCAAGCGTCGACGCTTTCTGGAGCCAGCCTGCGCTTCTCGGCTCTGCGGCCTCTCCGCACGCGCGTGAACAGACGAGCCTTCTCACACGCTATTTCGATCTGCGGATCGATGTCGACTACGGCGGCTCTCGCGCCGTGCGCACCGCCCTTCTATACGCCCCCCCCGAGGGCGGGGCCAAAACCGTCATCCAACGCTGGACCCTCGACGAATGA
- the gspM gene encoding type II secretion system protein GspM: MSAVFDPATRWWWSRTDRERQMLAVMVLLIAGVLIWLVVVRPMWSWREAAAERREEARITLLKVDAGVRRLSRDLGREGSKGSSADIEPVIRQSAEVAGLVVTTGMDPSGGLGFRVDSTTSAQIFPWLAALKDEHGLEVSRLAVVENADATLQVDGGFAPSRTRDDLEKSL; this comes from the coding sequence ATGAGCGCCGTGTTTGATCCAGCCACGCGCTGGTGGTGGTCTCGTACGGACCGTGAGCGGCAGATGCTGGCTGTCATGGTCCTTCTGATCGCTGGAGTTTTGATTTGGTTGGTTGTCGTGCGCCCAATGTGGTCCTGGCGCGAGGCTGCAGCGGAGCGGCGTGAGGAGGCGCGCATCACTTTGCTGAAGGTTGACGCTGGCGTAAGGCGGCTGTCCCGCGATCTGGGTCGGGAAGGCTCAAAGGGGTCTTCGGCCGACATTGAGCCTGTGATCCGCCAAAGCGCAGAAGTTGCCGGGCTCGTGGTCACGACCGGAATGGACCCCTCGGGCGGGCTAGGATTCAGAGTGGACTCGACGACCAGCGCGCAGATTTTTCCGTGGCTTGCAGCGCTGAAGGACGAGCATGGGCTGGAAGTGTCGCGCTTGGCAGTAGTCGAGAATGCGGACGCAACCTTGCAAGTCGATGGCGGATTTGCGCCGTCTCGAACGCGAGACGATCTAGAGAAATCACTCTAA
- the gspL gene encoding type II secretion system protein GspL, giving the protein MQRGLMTVDPVEKPLAMRTVVIAPGADVLVRWVVVPAGSDVQKRAAVLWALRDQLGSPPESLEVALGEAVQGEAQMAVMFDPALRRVWLDYCDALGVTADVLLPDMLAVPAPLSDEEVVAVSFPPNVALRGQGLAATVQPDMVELLTGERRLVVPNIHEDVERLTIQASLRPIVNLIERRSASVGGGWRRVAALAGVLVLTPLILTLAMAARDDLMAKRMQDQTRATLMRTDADLAASSDPRAALERRLMSSPPGGITGVAAALFAAVEAVDGAELDSFTADPEGGGRATVSYPAYEDLDTMKRAVASVGLVMSDQSTVDDAGRVVSEVQIGTAI; this is encoded by the coding sequence TTGCAGCGCGGCCTGATGACGGTTGATCCGGTCGAGAAGCCCTTGGCCATGCGAACGGTCGTCATTGCGCCGGGCGCCGATGTCCTCGTCCGGTGGGTGGTTGTGCCGGCTGGTAGCGACGTCCAGAAACGCGCAGCAGTCCTTTGGGCTTTACGGGACCAACTCGGGTCGCCGCCAGAAAGCCTTGAGGTCGCTCTAGGCGAAGCCGTTCAGGGCGAGGCCCAGATGGCCGTCATGTTCGACCCGGCCTTGCGCCGGGTTTGGCTGGACTATTGCGATGCGCTCGGTGTCACCGCCGACGTGCTGTTGCCGGACATGCTCGCCGTTCCCGCGCCGCTATCGGACGAGGAGGTCGTGGCGGTGTCGTTCCCGCCCAATGTGGCGCTGCGTGGTCAGGGCCTTGCCGCGACGGTTCAGCCCGATATGGTCGAACTCCTTACCGGGGAGCGCCGGCTTGTCGTTCCGAACATTCATGAAGACGTCGAACGGCTGACGATCCAGGCGTCGCTGCGGCCTATCGTCAATCTGATTGAACGCCGCAGCGCTTCGGTGGGTGGCGGTTGGAGGCGGGTTGCGGCGCTTGCAGGCGTCCTGGTGTTGACGCCGTTGATCCTGACCCTGGCCATGGCGGCGCGTGACGACCTGATGGCGAAGCGAATGCAGGATCAGACCCGTGCGACACTGATGCGGACGGACGCTGATCTCGCGGCGTCGTCCGACCCCAGGGCGGCTCTGGAGCGTCGCCTCATGTCATCGCCCCCAGGCGGAATAACCGGCGTTGCGGCGGCGCTCTTTGCGGCTGTAGAAGCTGTCGACGGCGCTGAACTCGACAGTTTTACCGCCGATCCCGAAGGGGGTGGGCGAGCCACTGTGAGCTATCCCGCGTACGAAGACCTCGATACGATGAAGCGGGCAGTTGCGAGCGTCGGCCTTGTGATGAGCGACCAAAGCACGGTCGATGATGCGGGCCGCGTCGTCAGCGAAGTCCAGATAGGAACTGCGATATGA
- the gspG gene encoding type II secretion system major pseudopilin GspG: MTQDQKQAQRRRRAGFTLVELMVVIVIIGLLATVVAINVLPAQGKAMVGKAKADISTLEQAIETYRLDNLTFPDNAQGLQALVTAPQGLSQPDRYRQGGYVRRLPKDPWGRDYQYRRPSTHGGQFDVFSWGADGKEGGEGEDADLGNWQS, translated from the coding sequence ATGACCCAGGACCAAAAACAGGCGCAACGCCGCCGACGCGCCGGTTTCACCTTAGTGGAGCTGATGGTGGTGATCGTGATCATCGGTCTTTTGGCGACAGTTGTCGCCATCAATGTCCTGCCGGCCCAAGGCAAGGCCATGGTTGGAAAGGCCAAAGCCGATATCTCGACGCTGGAACAGGCGATCGAAACCTATCGGCTCGACAACCTCACCTTCCCGGATAACGCCCAGGGCCTGCAGGCCCTCGTGACAGCGCCCCAAGGCTTGTCGCAGCCCGACCGCTACCGACAAGGCGGCTATGTACGCCGCCTGCCGAAGGATCCCTGGGGCCGCGACTATCAGTATCGCCGCCCCAGCACGCATGGCGGTCAATTTGACGTCTTCTCCTGGGGCGCGGACGGCAAGGAGGGCGGCGAGGGTGAGGATGCGGACCTTGGCAACTGGCAGAGCTAG
- a CDS encoding YncE family protein → MTLTARAIAALVLSLSAGHALADQVPGAAAAPAIPISSQDRFYSADQFSNTVSVVDPSTNGLLGVISLGEPTPANLSPLYKGQLLVHGIGAAPDGKTIAVVSIGSNSVSFIDTASNTVKHTTYVGRSPHEAFFTPDGREVWVTVRGEAYVSVLDAATYQETARVETPNGPGMTIFSPDGRYAYICSSFSPETVVVETATRQIVGRVAQASPFCPDIAATPDGSQVWMTLKDVGKTMVFNARPPFAVLQTLDTGPLTNHVNIVRNAAGQFAYVTVGTENRVKVYRTDTFTLVTEIEVGSLPHGLWPSGDGSRIYVGLENGDGVAVIDTLANRVIATVPIGQGPQGVTYVPRAVTQGDGRANLTPLGAARASHQLVLTGEGDTRSQATLFEQGQVQMLQIAAAGLQPGKPYVLAFANAADGSGTLEPLTKFMTNPAGSAVVNAVGPIRQVVAADAGAPRRWLVIASGTPEAIGAVVQRQSE, encoded by the coding sequence ATGACCCTGACAGCCCGCGCCATCGCCGCCCTTGTTCTCAGCCTGTCCGCCGGACACGCCTTGGCCGATCAGGTTCCGGGCGCGGCGGCGGCGCCCGCCATCCCGATCAGCAGCCAGGATCGGTTCTATTCGGCCGACCAGTTCTCCAACACCGTCTCGGTGGTCGATCCCTCGACCAACGGCCTGCTGGGGGTGATTTCCCTCGGCGAACCGACTCCGGCCAACCTCAGCCCGCTCTACAAGGGCCAGTTGCTGGTCCACGGCATCGGCGCGGCGCCGGACGGCAAGACGATCGCCGTGGTCTCGATCGGGTCCAACTCGGTCAGCTTCATCGACACGGCCAGCAACACCGTCAAACATACCACCTATGTCGGGCGCTCTCCGCACGAGGCCTTCTTCACGCCGGACGGCCGCGAGGTCTGGGTCACGGTGCGGGGCGAGGCCTATGTTTCGGTGCTGGACGCCGCGACCTATCAGGAGACCGCCCGGGTCGAGACGCCCAACGGGCCGGGCATGACCATCTTCTCGCCGGACGGCCGCTACGCCTACATCTGCTCCAGCTTCAGTCCCGAGACGGTGGTAGTCGAGACCGCGACCCGTCAGATCGTCGGTCGGGTGGCCCAGGCCAGTCCGTTCTGCCCCGACATCGCCGCCACGCCCGATGGAAGCCAGGTCTGGATGACGCTGAAGGACGTGGGCAAGACCATGGTTTTCAACGCCCGTCCGCCGTTCGCTGTCCTACAGACGCTCGACACCGGCCCCTTGACCAACCACGTCAACATCGTGCGCAACGCGGCGGGCCAGTTCGCCTATGTGACCGTCGGGACCGAGAACCGGGTCAAGGTCTATCGCACCGACACCTTCACGCTCGTGACGGAGATCGAGGTGGGGTCGCTGCCGCACGGTCTGTGGCCCTCCGGCGACGGCTCGCGGATTTACGTCGGGCTGGAGAATGGCGACGGCGTGGCGGTCATCGACACCCTGGCCAACCGCGTGATCGCCACCGTGCCGATCGGTCAGGGACCGCAAGGGGTCACCTATGTGCCGCGTGCGGTCACTCAGGGTGACGGCAGGGCCAACCTCACGCCCCTGGGCGCAGCTCGCGCCTCGCATCAACTCGTTCTGACGGGCGAGGGCGACACCCGGTCCCAGGCGACCTTGTTCGAGCAGGGGCAGGTCCAGATGCTGCAGATCGCCGCCGCAGGCCTCCAACCCGGCAAGCCCTATGTCCTCGCCTTCGCCAATGCGGCGGACGGATCGGGGACGCTCGAGCCTCTGACGAAGTTCATGACCAATCCGGCTGGGTCTGCGGTCGTCAACGCCGTGGGCCCGATCCGTCAGGTGGTCGCCGCCGACGCCGGCGCACCCCGCCGTTGGCTGGTCATCGCCTCGGGCACGCCCGAGGCGATCGGCGCGGTCGTCCAGAGACAGTCGGAATAG
- the copM gene encoding CopM family metallochaperone — protein MTHAPPSRWIRTGVLALGSAIAGAAVMAFAQMPGSDFDAAMAEAMERMHRDMAVESTGDPDVDFAAMMIPHHQGAIDMARVELLYGQDETMKRLAQGIIIEQTQEIALMRDYLTRHSDAPTPTGGATSTHHGHGS, from the coding sequence ATGACCCACGCCCCACCCTCCCGATGGATCAGAACCGGCGTCCTGGCGCTTGGCTCGGCGATTGCCGGTGCCGCAGTTATGGCCTTCGCACAGATGCCCGGCTCGGACTTCGATGCGGCGATGGCCGAGGCGATGGAGCGGATGCACCGCGACATGGCGGTAGAATCCACCGGCGACCCAGACGTGGACTTCGCCGCCATGATGATCCCGCATCATCAGGGCGCCATCGACATGGCGCGCGTCGAGCTTCTGTACGGGCAGGACGAGACCATGAAGCGTCTGGCCCAGGGGATCATCATTGAACAGACCCAGGAAATCGCCCTGATGCGCGACTACCTGACCCGCCATTCTGATGCGCCGACGCCGACCGGCGGCGCGACCTCGACCCATCACGGACACGGATCATGA
- a CDS encoding uracil-DNA glycosylase codes for MGAQQGTPKFDPLDGGDEAEILVLLETPAPGPQADRLVSIDNPTGTARNLKRAMEAAGLDRRRIVLWNTVPWLRSGSARPLTRQEIASGLTTLEGLVTPLHRLRAAVLCGRVAAMAAPTLTRLRPEVELCLAPHPSPTFINTAPEHRLGLQAAFAWAAALITP; via the coding sequence GTGGGCGCTCAACAAGGTACGCCGAAGTTCGACCCCCTCGACGGTGGAGACGAGGCGGAAATCCTTGTGCTTCTGGAGACACCGGCCCCGGGACCGCAAGCGGATCGCCTCGTCTCCATCGACAATCCCACGGGCACCGCGCGCAACCTGAAGCGCGCGATGGAAGCAGCGGGGCTCGACCGCCGCCGCATCGTCCTTTGGAACACGGTCCCCTGGCTTCGCTCGGGGTCCGCGCGACCGCTGACAAGACAGGAGATCGCCTCCGGCCTGACCACGCTAGAGGGACTGGTCACCCCGCTTCATCGCCTCAGGGCCGCGGTATTGTGCGGCCGCGTCGCCGCGATGGCGGCTCCGACGCTGACCCGCCTGCGGCCTGAAGTGGAGCTGTGTCTCGCGCCACACCCGAGCCCGACGTTCATCAACACCGCCCCCGAGCATCGTCTTGGCCTGCAGGCCGCCTTTGCGTGGGCAGCCGCGCTGATCACCCCCTAG
- the gspI gene encoding type II secretion system minor pseudopilin GspI produces MTDRHALRGGFTLVEMLVALAVFGLSAMALLNLAGENTRSAARVESRTLGGVVADNLVIEALIAPSLSDGVSNGRTHLAGRDWTWTRTVTPTDVADLQRVEVRVASDEGQAADRTALRARAS; encoded by the coding sequence ATGACTGATCGACATGCCCTGCGTGGTGGTTTCACCCTGGTCGAGATGCTGGTCGCACTGGCGGTCTTCGGGCTGTCCGCCATGGCTCTGTTAAACCTGGCGGGGGAGAACACGCGCTCGGCGGCGAGGGTCGAAAGCCGAACTCTAGGCGGCGTTGTGGCGGACAACTTGGTTATTGAGGCGTTGATCGCGCCTTCGCTCAGCGATGGCGTATCTAACGGACGCACCCATCTGGCCGGCCGCGACTGGACTTGGACACGGACCGTGACGCCGACCGATGTCGCAGATCTGCAGCGGGTCGAGGTACGCGTTGCAAGTGATGAAGGCCAGGCAGCGGACCGCACGGCCTTGCGCGCGCGGGCCTCATGA
- a CDS encoding LysR substrate-binding domain-containing protein, with the protein MTLDQLRIFVAVAERQHVTRAAEALNLTQSAVSSAVTTLEGRHGVALFDRVGRNIVLNEAGATFLVEAKAILARVEAAQDALDDLGGLKRGRLSIHASQTIAGWWLPARLTRFHQAHPGIRIEVSIGNTREVADAVLEGCAELGLVEGELNEPALSRSVLDHDELVLVVAADHPAAQDGAGPPDLKQMTWVLREPGSGTRSAFETALNQRGLAIDALDVAMTLPGNEAVAAAVEAGAGATVVSRNVVAARLRAGILAALPLTLPDRPFWLLRHKQRYRSKAGEVFLASLTASRH; encoded by the coding sequence ATGACCCTGGACCAGCTCCGCATCTTCGTCGCCGTCGCCGAGCGCCAGCACGTAACCCGCGCCGCCGAGGCCCTGAACCTGACCCAGTCGGCGGTCAGCTCGGCGGTGACGACGCTGGAGGGCCGCCACGGCGTCGCCCTGTTCGACCGCGTTGGCCGCAACATCGTCCTGAACGAGGCGGGCGCAACCTTCCTCGTCGAGGCCAAGGCGATCCTCGCCCGTGTCGAGGCGGCGCAGGACGCGCTCGACGACCTGGGCGGCCTGAAACGCGGACGACTGTCGATCCACGCCAGCCAGACCATCGCCGGCTGGTGGCTTCCCGCCCGACTGACCCGGTTTCATCAGGCTCATCCCGGCATCCGCATCGAGGTCTCGATCGGCAATACGCGCGAGGTGGCCGACGCTGTCCTGGAGGGCTGCGCTGAACTGGGTCTGGTCGAGGGCGAACTGAACGAGCCGGCGTTGAGCCGTTCGGTTCTGGATCACGACGAACTGGTGCTGGTCGTGGCGGCCGACCACCCCGCCGCCCAGGACGGCGCCGGGCCGCCGGACCTGAAGCAAATGACCTGGGTGTTGCGCGAGCCCGGCTCCGGCACCCGGTCGGCTTTTGAGACGGCCCTCAATCAGCGCGGGCTGGCCATCGACGCTCTGGACGTGGCCATGACCTTGCCCGGGAATGAGGCGGTCGCCGCCGCCGTCGAGGCCGGTGCGGGAGCGACGGTCGTGTCGCGCAATGTCGTCGCCGCGCGCCTGCGCGCCGGCATCCTCGCCGCCCTGCCCCTGACCTTGCCCGACCGCCCGTTCTGGCTCCTGCGGCACAAGCAGCGCTATCGCTCAAAGGCGGGCGAGGTGTTCCTGGCGTCCCTGACGGCGTCACGCCATTGA
- a CDS encoding MBL fold metallo-hydrolase, whose amino-acid sequence MRIDKFVHSCLRLTIGADRLLFDPGKFSFVDGRVDPAVFSDVSTIVLTHGHPDHIDPDALARIVQASGATLVGNGEVADKLGEKGLSVTVFEEGERTFGAFRLQAQPVAHEPILSDESPQLTAFLVNDVFLNPGDSFDSRLDRFAGVEVLALPVMAPYLTELTVHAFAKRMKPKSVVPVHDGYARDYFLRQRYDVYEPYLDKAGIKLHRPMAPGDGFDVSDHD is encoded by the coding sequence ATGCGGATCGACAAGTTCGTCCATAGCTGCCTGCGCCTGACGATCGGTGCAGATCGACTGCTCTTCGATCCGGGCAAGTTTTCGTTCGTCGACGGACGGGTCGATCCTGCTGTCTTTTCGGATGTCTCGACGATCGTCCTGACGCACGGCCATCCCGACCACATCGACCCTGACGCTCTGGCCAGGATCGTGCAGGCGAGTGGCGCGACACTCGTCGGCAACGGCGAGGTCGCCGACAAGCTCGGCGAGAAGGGGCTGTCGGTCACGGTGTTCGAGGAGGGCGAACGGACCTTCGGCGCGTTCCGGCTGCAGGCTCAGCCGGTCGCGCATGAGCCCATCCTGTCGGACGAGAGCCCGCAACTGACAGCCTTCCTCGTCAACGACGTTTTCCTCAACCCGGGCGACAGTTTCGACAGCCGTCTGGATCGGTTCGCGGGCGTGGAGGTGCTGGCCCTTCCGGTGATGGCGCCTTACCTGACCGAGCTCACTGTCCATGCGTTCGCCAAACGGATGAAGCCAAAATCGGTCGTCCCGGTCCATGACGGCTACGCTCGCGACTATTTCCTCAGGCAGCGTTACGACGTCTACGAGCCCTATCTGGACAAGGCCGGGATCAAACTGCACCGGCCGATGGCGCCCGGAGACGGGTTCGACGTCTCTGACCATGACTGA